One Enterococcus silesiacus genomic window carries:
- a CDS encoding chromosome segregation protein SMC, with protein MYLKRIEIAGFKSFADRTVIEFENGVTAVVGPNGSGKSNITEAIRWVLGEQSAKSLRGGKMPDIIFAGSEGRKALNIAEVTVVLDNSDHFLPLDFTEISVTRRYRRTGESDFYINKQACRLKDIHDLFMDSGLGKESFSIISQGKVEAIFNSKPEDRRGIFEEAAGVLKYKQRKKKAEQKLFETEDNLSRVQDIIYELEDQLTPLAAQSEAAKEFLKLKENLTEIDVSLTVTEIETAKEVWEIKAAEHTAIEEKLQLASKKIRDSEDELFQLRGKRNKLDEQIETEQQQLLQITEALKQTEGQKNVLVERSKHTMQTTSEYQQSLEENAEKITRYREEVQDLQAKVAEKKAQRESLVEAIKASELEVEKYSKSSKELLEELRSQYVEVMQEQANTTNELKYLERQYQQETAKNQQSIQKHEALEKQMADALAEKEQVETNLTSSAQSLTDQREQYTQLKHQLDQKQGQLAVKQKQMYQAMNQVQQAKARQKSLQEIQENYSGFYQGVRAVLKHKDQLTGIVGAVAELIEVPKDYTLAIETALGGAAQHVVVESEKDGRAGITFLKQQHSGRATFLPLTTIKPRTISSAVRDRVSTIPGFLGVASELVHFSDDVSNVIQNLLGVTLLAETLESANQLAKTVNYQYRVVSLDGDVMNSGGSMTGGANKRGNQGNLFSQTQELQTLTEQMERVEKQLTATEKEVQQLTDEAKELNEKLEQLRSTGETSRLKQQELQNKLVNQEETITRLTKEQRLFEFEARELHQFLTEYQARKAELTEQQQELNQTKDRLDQEMKQVDQEASQMETLRAEAFERFNQVQADQAVTVEQLAHLTEQVTEKQTQLDEFLARETALRQQLQQLNNNSSDHQVTEESLAIQLEQLAEKKEQLQTSIQEAKTARQQLQEQVDQIDIGLAEENKQQQHLLTEQTKIEVEKNRAEIKLDNSLQYLQEEYSLTFERANEDYELTIDKEQAQIEVKRLKRDIERLGPVNLNAIEQYEQVNERHEFLVSQRDDLLDAKEQLFETMGEMDEEVKARFSEVFEAIRAQFKVVFPNMFGGGRAELILTNPEDLLNTGVEIEAQPPGKKLQNLSLLSGGERALTAIALLFSIIRVRPVPFCVLDEVEAALDDANVSRFGHYLSEFEDDTQFIVVTHRKGTMEAADVLYGVTMQESGVSKIVSVRLEEVKEGGAIVAET; from the coding sequence GTGTATTTAAAACGAATTGAGATCGCAGGATTTAAATCCTTTGCGGATCGAACCGTTATAGAGTTTGAAAATGGTGTGACGGCTGTCGTTGGACCAAATGGCAGCGGAAAAAGTAATATCACCGAAGCGATTCGCTGGGTCTTAGGCGAGCAATCGGCAAAAAGCCTTCGCGGAGGCAAAATGCCGGATATTATTTTCGCTGGTTCTGAAGGTCGTAAAGCGTTGAATATTGCCGAAGTAACGGTTGTCTTAGATAATAGTGATCATTTTTTACCGCTAGATTTTACTGAAATTAGTGTAACACGTCGCTATCGTCGAACAGGAGAAAGTGACTTTTATATCAATAAACAAGCCTGTCGATTGAAAGATATCCATGATTTATTTATGGATTCTGGTTTAGGAAAAGAATCATTTTCGATCATTTCCCAAGGGAAAGTCGAAGCAATTTTTAATAGCAAGCCTGAAGACCGTCGCGGTATTTTTGAAGAAGCTGCTGGCGTGTTAAAGTACAAACAGCGTAAGAAAAAAGCCGAACAAAAACTATTTGAAACAGAAGATAACTTAAGTCGTGTGCAAGATATCATCTATGAATTAGAAGATCAATTGACTCCTCTAGCTGCACAAAGCGAAGCGGCCAAGGAGTTTTTGAAGCTTAAAGAGAACTTGACCGAAATCGACGTTAGTTTAACTGTAACTGAAATCGAAACAGCCAAAGAAGTTTGGGAAATCAAAGCAGCCGAACATACAGCAATCGAAGAAAAATTGCAGCTAGCAAGTAAAAAAATCCGTGATTCAGAAGATGAGCTATTCCAGCTACGGGGGAAACGCAATAAATTGGATGAACAAATCGAAACGGAACAACAACAGCTACTGCAAATCACAGAAGCATTGAAACAAACAGAGGGACAAAAAAATGTCTTAGTCGAACGCTCAAAACATACGATGCAAACAACCAGTGAATATCAACAATCTCTGGAAGAAAATGCTGAAAAAATCACACGCTATCGTGAAGAAGTTCAAGACTTACAAGCAAAAGTAGCTGAAAAAAAAGCCCAACGCGAATCATTAGTTGAAGCAATCAAGGCTTCAGAGCTAGAAGTTGAAAAATATAGTAAATCTTCAAAAGAATTACTAGAAGAATTGCGCAGTCAATACGTCGAAGTAATGCAAGAACAGGCAAATACGACGAATGAGCTGAAATATTTAGAACGTCAGTATCAGCAAGAAACTGCTAAAAATCAGCAATCTATCCAAAAGCATGAAGCCTTAGAGAAACAAATGGCGGATGCTTTAGCGGAGAAAGAGCAAGTAGAGACTAACTTAACTTCCTCAGCTCAATCGCTCACAGATCAAAGAGAGCAGTACACTCAATTGAAACATCAGCTGGATCAAAAACAAGGGCAATTAGCTGTGAAACAAAAGCAAATGTATCAAGCGATGAATCAAGTCCAACAAGCGAAAGCACGTCAAAAAAGCTTGCAAGAAATCCAAGAAAATTATTCAGGATTTTACCAAGGGGTTCGAGCTGTGTTGAAACATAAAGACCAGTTAACTGGAATCGTTGGAGCAGTTGCAGAGTTGATCGAGGTGCCAAAAGACTATACTTTGGCAATTGAAACGGCTTTAGGCGGTGCTGCTCAACATGTGGTGGTAGAATCAGAGAAAGACGGTCGTGCCGGAATTACTTTCCTAAAACAACAACATAGTGGTCGGGCAACTTTCCTACCGCTGACAACAATCAAACCGAGAACGATTTCTAGTGCTGTTCGGGATCGTGTCAGCACTATTCCAGGATTTTTAGGTGTTGCTAGTGAACTAGTTCATTTTTCAGATGACGTCAGCAATGTCATTCAAAATCTCTTAGGGGTGACCTTGTTAGCGGAAACGTTAGAAAGTGCCAATCAATTAGCCAAAACAGTGAATTATCAATATCGCGTTGTTTCCCTAGATGGTGATGTCATGAATTCAGGCGGTTCAATGACTGGTGGTGCCAATAAGCGCGGCAATCAAGGCAACCTATTTTCTCAAACGCAAGAACTTCAAACGTTGACTGAGCAAATGGAGCGAGTTGAAAAACAATTAACAGCCACTGAAAAAGAAGTGCAACAGCTGACTGACGAAGCCAAAGAACTAAACGAAAAACTGGAACAACTTCGCTCAACTGGCGAAACAAGTCGTTTGAAACAGCAAGAATTACAAAATAAGTTAGTGAATCAAGAAGAAACGATTACTCGTTTAACCAAAGAACAACGCCTTTTCGAATTTGAAGCTCGTGAACTACATCAGTTTTTAACGGAGTATCAAGCTAGAAAAGCTGAGCTGACTGAACAACAACAAGAACTGAATCAAACGAAAGATCGTTTAGATCAGGAAATGAAACAAGTTGATCAAGAAGCTAGCCAAATGGAAACCTTACGGGCAGAAGCGTTTGAACGGTTCAATCAAGTACAAGCTGATCAAGCTGTTACAGTAGAACAATTAGCACATCTAACGGAGCAAGTAACAGAAAAACAAACCCAGCTAGATGAATTCTTAGCAAGAGAAACAGCGTTGCGCCAGCAATTACAGCAATTGAATAACAACTCAAGTGATCATCAGGTGACAGAAGAAAGCTTAGCTATTCAATTAGAACAATTGGCAGAGAAAAAAGAGCAGTTGCAAACAAGCATTCAAGAAGCAAAAACAGCTCGCCAGCAATTACAAGAACAAGTGGATCAAATCGATATTGGTTTAGCCGAAGAAAATAAACAACAACAACATTTATTAACGGAGCAAACTAAAATCGAAGTTGAGAAAAACCGTGCCGAAATCAAACTGGATAATTCTTTACAATACTTGCAAGAAGAATACAGTTTGACCTTTGAGCGTGCGAATGAAGATTATGAATTGACGATCGACAAAGAGCAGGCACAAATCGAAGTAAAACGTTTGAAGCGTGATATCGAACGTTTAGGTCCAGTCAACCTAAACGCTATTGAACAATATGAACAAGTCAATGAACGCCATGAGTTTTTAGTCTCTCAGCGTGATGACCTGTTAGATGCTAAAGAGCAGTTGTTTGAAACGATGGGTGAAATGGATGAAGAAGTCAAAGCTCGCTTTAGTGAAGTCTTTGAAGCGATTCGTGCCCAATTTAAAGTTGTGTTTCCAAATATGTTTGGAGGCGGTCGAGCAGAGTTGATTTTAACCAATCCAGAAGATCTACTGAATACTGGAGTAGAAATCGAAGCGCAGCCTCCAGGCAAAAAACTACAAAATTTAAGCTTACTCTCCGGTGGCGAACGAGCTTTAACGGCGATTGCGTTATTGTTCTCCATTATTCGTGTCAGACCAGTTCCTTTCTGTGTCTTGGATGAAGTTGAGGCGGCCCTAGATGATGCGAACGTTTCTCGTTTTGGTCATTATTTGAGTGAGTTTGAAGATGATACACAATTTATTGTGGTCACGCACCGTAAAGGAACGATGGAAGCCGCTGACGTGTTGTATGGTGTTACGATGCAAGAATCAGGTGTTTCAAAAATCGTTTCGGTTCGTTTGGAAGAAGTCAAAGAAGGCGGCGCAATTGTCGCTGAGACTTAG
- a CDS encoding ribonuclease III produces MDNQLTTELKERYGIVFHDVNLLEQAFTHSSYVNEHRYLKLSDNERLEFLGDAVLELLVSQYLYKQFPELPEGKLTKMRAAIVREDSLSKFAKECHFDQYILLGKGEENSGGRTRPALLCDLFEAFLGALFLDQKVDAVKKFIAEVIFPKIDVGAFSHEMDHKTHLQEVLQRQGDVNIEYRLVNEEGPAHDRIFFVEVYVNEKMIGTGQGKSKKLAEQDAAERALKQNPE; encoded by the coding sequence ATGGACAATCAGTTAACTACAGAATTAAAAGAACGTTACGGCATTGTTTTCCATGATGTCAACCTATTAGAACAAGCTTTTACCCATTCATCCTATGTGAATGAGCATCGATACTTAAAACTATCTGACAATGAACGATTAGAATTTTTAGGAGACGCCGTTTTAGAATTATTGGTTTCTCAATATTTGTATAAACAATTCCCAGAGCTGCCAGAAGGCAAGCTGACAAAAATGCGGGCGGCAATCGTTCGTGAAGATAGTTTATCTAAATTTGCGAAAGAATGTCATTTCGACCAATATATTCTTTTAGGCAAAGGGGAAGAAAATTCTGGTGGACGAACACGTCCAGCGTTACTTTGTGATTTATTCGAAGCCTTTTTAGGTGCTTTGTTCCTAGATCAAAAAGTCGATGCCGTCAAGAAATTTATCGCAGAAGTAATATTTCCAAAAATCGATGTCGGTGCTTTTTCACATGAGATGGATCACAAAACACATTTACAAGAAGTCTTACAACGACAAGGGGACGTCAACATTGAATATCGTTTGGTCAATGAAGAAGGTCCTGCCCATGATCGAATCTTTTTCGTTGAAGTTTATGTCAATGAAAAAATGATTGGAACGGGTCAAGGCAAATCGAAGAAATTAGCAGAACAGGACGCCGCTGAACGAGCGCTAAAACAAAATCCTGAATAA
- a CDS encoding nucleoside-diphosphate kinase — protein MDQTLVIIKPDGVSRKLVGEILQRFEQKQLTLKQLKVAKMSRELAEEHYAHVKKFDFFEDMMTYMTSSEVVYLVLEGNSVIKTVRKMIGATNCLEAEPGTIRGDYGANSYENIIHASDSLEAAAVEIKRFFNETN, from the coding sequence ATGGACCAAACACTCGTTATCATAAAGCCGGATGGTGTCTCACGTAAATTAGTCGGAGAAATCCTTCAACGATTTGAGCAAAAACAATTAACGTTAAAACAATTAAAAGTAGCCAAAATGTCACGAGAACTAGCGGAAGAACATTATGCACATGTGAAGAAATTTGATTTCTTTGAAGATATGATGACTTATATGACCTCATCGGAAGTCGTTTATCTGGTTTTAGAAGGAAACAGCGTCATTAAAACTGTTCGGAAAATGATCGGCGCAACGAATTGTTTAGAGGCTGAACCTGGAACAATTCGAGGAGATTATGGCGCTAATAGCTATGAAAATATTATCCATGCGTCGGATTCACTAGAAGCGGCCGCAGTTGAGATCAAACGATTTTTTAATGAAACAAATTAA
- a CDS encoding peptide ABC transporter substrate-binding protein: MKSKKLLGLITLTAVVAVTLAACGGGKKSGSDNKSVETEDISKFTMTVKNDKEAIKGGTLDVAVASDTQFKGLFSEVYYQDAFDNYYMRPTHEGLFSYDDDFVITDDGAAKLDLDVDNKKATITLKKDVKWSDGEPVTADDLIYPYEVIGNKDYTGIRYDDDFMNVVGMDEYHDGKADAISGIKKVDDQTIEVTYKEMNPGMLQLSGGVYTSAIPKHVFKDIPIKDQEKSDAVRKNPVTFGPYYMSKIVTGESVEYLPNEHYYQGKPKLDKIVFTNVPTASIVEAVKAKKYDLVYSMPTDNYPTYKDSEGYQMLGREELAYTYVGFKLGTYDKEKGEVIMNPDAKMADVKLRQAMGYAMDNDAIGQKFYNGLRTGATTLIPPIFKTLHNTDVKGYQYDLDKAKKILDDAGYKDTDGDGLRENPKGEKLQINFASMAGGETAQPLADYYLQQWKEIGLDVKLATGRLIDFQAFYDKVKNDDPEIDVFQAAWSVNSAPSPAGLYGRNAAFNYSRFASEENDKLLKAIDSKASFDDKKRKEAYDAWQKYMFEEAPVIPTLYRNEIMPVNDRVKSFTWNYEDTRDYYGIELTAEKR, translated from the coding sequence GTGAAAAGCAAGAAACTTTTGGGTTTAATTACATTAACAGCAGTGGTAGCTGTAACATTAGCTGCATGCGGTGGAGGCAAGAAGTCAGGTTCCGATAATAAGAGTGTGGAAACTGAGGATATCAGTAAATTTACAATGACGGTCAAAAATGATAAAGAAGCAATCAAAGGCGGGACTTTGGATGTTGCAGTTGCGTCAGATACTCAGTTTAAAGGATTGTTTTCAGAAGTCTATTACCAAGATGCTTTTGATAATTATTACATGAGACCAACTCATGAAGGGCTATTTTCATATGATGATGATTTTGTCATTACAGATGATGGTGCTGCTAAATTAGATTTAGATGTTGACAATAAAAAAGCAACGATCACATTGAAAAAAGATGTTAAGTGGTCAGATGGTGAACCTGTAACAGCAGATGATCTGATTTATCCTTATGAAGTCATTGGGAATAAAGACTATACTGGAATTCGTTATGATGATGACTTTATGAACGTTGTGGGTATGGATGAATACCATGATGGAAAAGCCGATGCTATTTCTGGTATCAAAAAAGTAGATGATCAAACGATCGAAGTGACATATAAAGAAATGAATCCAGGCATGTTACAACTAAGTGGCGGTGTTTATACAAGCGCGATACCAAAACATGTGTTTAAAGATATTCCAATTAAAGATCAAGAAAAAAGTGATGCAGTTCGCAAGAATCCTGTAACATTTGGACCTTACTACATGAGTAAGATCGTAACAGGAGAGTCAGTGGAATACTTGCCAAATGAGCACTACTATCAAGGAAAACCTAAACTAGATAAAATCGTATTTACAAACGTACCAACAGCATCTATCGTTGAAGCTGTAAAAGCGAAAAAATATGATTTAGTTTACTCAATGCCAACAGATAATTATCCAACGTATAAAGATTCAGAGGGCTATCAAATGTTAGGTCGTGAAGAATTAGCATACACATATGTTGGGTTTAAATTAGGAACGTATGACAAAGAAAAAGGCGAAGTTATCATGAATCCAGATGCTAAAATGGCTGATGTGAAATTACGTCAAGCAATGGGCTATGCGATGGATAATGATGCAATCGGTCAAAAATTCTACAATGGCTTACGTACTGGGGCAACAACATTGATTCCGCCAATTTTTAAAACATTACACAATACGGATGTAAAAGGCTATCAATATGACCTTGATAAAGCGAAGAAGATTTTAGATGACGCTGGTTATAAAGACACAGATGGCGATGGACTTAGAGAAAATCCTAAAGGTGAAAAATTACAAATCAATTTTGCTTCAATGGCAGGTGGCGAAACGGCTCAACCTTTAGCTGATTACTACCTACAACAATGGAAAGAAATTGGTTTAGATGTGAAACTGGCAACTGGTCGTTTAATTGATTTCCAAGCATTCTACGACAAAGTGAAAAATGATGATCCAGAAATCGATGTTTTCCAAGCGGCATGGAGTGTCAACAGTGCGCCATCTCCAGCAGGATTATATGGACGTAATGCAGCATTCAACTACTCTCGTTTTGCTTCAGAAGAGAACGACAAACTGTTGAAAGCAATCGATTCTAAAGCTTCATTTGATGATAAAAAACGTAAAGAAGCATATGATGCATGGCAAAAATACATGTTCGAAGAAGCACCAGTTATTCCAACATTGTATCGTAATGAAATCATGCCAGTGAATGACCGAGTGAAATCATTTACTTGGAACTATGAAGATACTAGAGATTATTATGGTATTGAATTAACAGCTGAAAAACGTTAG
- a CDS encoding peptide ABC transporter permease produces MDKNKENTVVAVPETIPPMGFRMIAREFKKDKLAIFSLALLVAILLVVFIGALLADQDKVMTVSILDKYAEPGGNFILGADEGGRDVLGQLIIGARNSVVIGFAITIITSIIGVGIGIISGYYGGMFDNAVMRVVDFIMILPIMMIIIVFVTIIPNYNVWSFVGIMSAFYWVAKARLFRSKTLSEVRRDYVSASKTLGTSDVKIMFREIMPNLSSLIITNLTINFAANIGIETTLTFLGFGLPTNVPSLGTLIGYASNGDVLANKTWIWVPASVLILVMMLCINYIGQAFKRSADARQRLG; encoded by the coding sequence ATGGATAAAAATAAAGAAAATACAGTAGTTGCTGTACCAGAAACGATCCCACCGATGGGATTTCGAATGATCGCAAGAGAATTCAAAAAAGATAAATTAGCGATTTTCTCGCTTGCACTGTTAGTAGCCATTTTATTGGTTGTTTTTATTGGCGCTTTATTAGCCGATCAAGACAAAGTAATGACAGTCAGTATTTTAGATAAATATGCCGAGCCTGGTGGAAACTTTATACTAGGAGCAGACGAAGGCGGACGTGATGTGCTAGGCCAATTGATTATTGGTGCTCGTAATTCCGTTGTGATCGGTTTTGCAATTACGATTATCACATCGATCATCGGTGTGGGTATCGGGATTATTTCAGGTTATTATGGCGGAATGTTTGATAATGCAGTGATGCGTGTGGTTGATTTTATTATGATCTTACCGATTATGATGATCATCATCGTGTTTGTGACAATCATTCCTAATTATAATGTTTGGTCTTTTGTAGGAATCATGAGTGCCTTTTACTGGGTCGCCAAAGCGCGGCTATTTAGAAGTAAAACGTTATCTGAGGTTCGAAGAGATTATGTGAGTGCTTCAAAAACCTTAGGAACAAGTGATGTTAAAATCATGTTTCGAGAAATTATGCCCAATCTAAGTTCATTGATCATCACGAACTTAACCATCAACTTTGCGGCAAATATCGGGATCGAAACAACGCTGACGTTCTTAGGATTTGGTTTGCCGACAAATGTACCGAGTCTGGGAACATTGATCGGATATGCCAGCAATGGCGATGTTTTAGCGAATAAAACATGGATCTGGGTACCTGCATCAGTACTAATTTTAGTAATGATGTTATGTATAAATTATATTGGCCAAGCGTTTAAGCGTTCAGCAGATGCTAGACAGCGTTTAGGTTAA
- a CDS encoding peptide ABC transporter permease translates to MWKTILRRVLFMIPQILILSVLIFMLAKMMPGDPFTGLINPNTDPAVIEKMRESAGLNDPWTTQYVRWIANVFHGDFGESFIFKLPVSTLIGSRAVNTILLSLVTVVIMYAIALPLGVLSGRYQNSILDKFVVIYNFFSFAVPPFIFALVMLFIFGFRLDWFPTTGSISSGVEPGTGAYIWDRFYHLILPALSQALLGTAITIQYLRNEVIDSQSLDYVRTARSKGVPTNKVYTRHIFRNASLPIVSQLSYEITALISGSVVIEKIFGYPGIGKLFIDSIGQRDYAVITALVLILGVATLVGNLISDIVMSLVDPRIRVQ, encoded by the coding sequence ATGTGGAAGACGATTTTACGACGTGTACTCTTTATGATTCCTCAAATCTTGATTTTAAGCGTCTTGATTTTCATGTTAGCTAAAATGATGCCGGGTGATCCTTTTACAGGACTGATCAATCCAAATACTGATCCGGCTGTTATTGAAAAAATGCGTGAGTCAGCTGGGTTGAATGATCCGTGGACAACACAATATGTACGTTGGATCGCTAATGTTTTTCATGGTGATTTTGGTGAGAGTTTTATTTTTAAATTACCAGTTTCAACGTTGATCGGCAGCCGTGCAGTAAATACGATTCTTTTATCACTAGTAACCGTTGTGATCATGTACGCCATTGCCTTACCGTTAGGTGTTTTATCAGGTCGCTATCAAAACTCTATTCTAGATAAATTCGTGGTCATCTATAACTTTTTCAGTTTTGCGGTACCGCCATTTATTTTTGCATTAGTGATGCTATTTATTTTTGGTTTCCGTTTAGATTGGTTCCCAACAACAGGGTCGATTTCCAGTGGCGTTGAGCCGGGAACGGGTGCTTATATTTGGGATCGGTTCTATCATTTGATTTTACCGGCGCTTTCTCAAGCCTTGCTTGGAACAGCGATCACGATCCAGTATTTACGTAATGAGGTCATTGATTCTCAGTCGCTAGATTATGTTCGGACGGCTCGTTCAAAAGGGGTACCGACAAATAAAGTCTATACAAGACATATTTTCAGAAATGCTTCTTTACCAATCGTTTCTCAACTTAGCTACGAAATCACAGCTTTAATCAGTGGTTCAGTAGTTATTGAAAAAATCTTTGGCTATCCAGGAATTGGGAAATTATTTATCGACTCGATCGGACAACGTGATTATGCAGTAATTACGGCCTTAGTATTGATTTTAGGAGTTGCAACGCTCGTCGGAAATCTGATTTCAGATATCGTCATGAGTCTTGTAGATCCACGGATTCGGGTTCAATAA
- a CDS encoding peptide ABC transporter substrate-binding protein, which produces MAEIIQIKDLKVHYPIRSGFFNRVTDHVLAVDGVDFIIEKGKTYGLVGESGSGKSTTGKAIIGLEKVTSGSILYQDQDVTKAHNRKAMKYNKDVQMIFQDSMSSLNPKKRVLDIIAEPIRNFERLSDQEEKKKVKGLLDIVGMPEDALYKYPHEFSGGQRQRLGVARAVATNPKLIIADEPVSALDLSVQAQVLNFMKNIQEEYGLSYLFISHDLGVVKHMCDNIAIMYKGRFVEIGTRQDIYTNPKHIYTKRLLSAIPKIDVAHREEHKAQRRQVEKEYIENQKNYYDQNGRVYDLRTISETHQVALKDGGAI; this is translated from the coding sequence ATGGCAGAAATTATTCAAATCAAAGACTTGAAAGTTCATTATCCGATCCGTAGTGGTTTCTTTAACAGAGTGACTGATCATGTATTGGCAGTTGATGGTGTTGATTTTATTATCGAAAAAGGGAAAACATACGGTTTAGTTGGCGAATCAGGTTCTGGAAAATCGACTACAGGAAAAGCAATCATTGGCTTAGAGAAAGTAACGAGCGGCAGTATTTTATACCAAGATCAAGATGTGACAAAAGCGCATAATCGCAAAGCCATGAAATACAATAAAGACGTTCAAATGATTTTCCAAGATTCAATGTCTAGCTTAAATCCAAAGAAACGAGTATTAGATATCATTGCTGAACCAATTCGTAATTTTGAGCGATTAAGTGATCAAGAAGAAAAGAAAAAAGTCAAAGGGCTTTTAGATATCGTTGGAATGCCGGAAGATGCGTTGTATAAATACCCTCACGAATTCTCAGGTGGACAACGTCAACGTTTAGGCGTGGCTAGAGCTGTTGCAACCAATCCAAAGCTGATTATTGCCGATGAGCCAGTTTCTGCCTTGGATTTATCCGTTCAAGCACAAGTATTAAATTTTATGAAAAATATCCAAGAAGAATATGGCTTGAGTTATTTATTCATTTCACATGATTTAGGTGTTGTTAAACATATGTGTGACAATATTGCAATCATGTACAAAGGACGATTTGTAGAAATCGGTACGCGTCAAGATATCTATACGAATCCCAAGCATATTTATACGAAACGTTTATTATCAGCAATTCCTAAAATTGATGTTGCACATCGTGAAGAGCACAAAGCGCAACGTCGACAAGTAGAAAAAGAATATATTGAGAATCAAAAAAATTATTACGATCAAAATGGTCGTGTGTATGACTTACGTACGATTAGTGAAACACATCAAGTAGCGTTAAAAGATGGAGGTGCAATCTAA
- a CDS encoding dipeptide/oligopeptide/nickel ABC transporter ATP-binding protein — protein sequence MSDGNQLLDVQHLHTGFRIKDEYYDAVDDVSFELGRNEILAIVGESGCGKSTLATTIIGLHDANNTRVTGEILYKDLNLTTFNEQLYNKIRGNDIGMIFQDPLSALNPLMRIEDQIKESLTYHTDMNAEQKQARVIELLTQVGIPNPERVGKQYPHELSGGMRQRVIIAIAIACKPAIIIADEPTTALDVTIQAQILDLLKDLQEETGSGIILITHDLGVVAEMADKVAVMYAGQFVEVATAEELFSNPKHPYTRSLLQSIPQENSDDSQLHVIEGVVPSLSKLPREGCRFAPRIPWIPEDAHEAEPTLHEVSEGHFVRCTCYQHFHFRDDQEEV from the coding sequence GTGAGTGATGGTAATCAATTATTAGACGTTCAGCATCTGCATACAGGGTTTCGTATTAAAGACGAATACTATGATGCTGTTGATGATGTGTCGTTTGAATTAGGAAGAAATGAAATTTTAGCGATTGTTGGTGAATCGGGTTGTGGTAAAAGTACGTTAGCTACAACGATTATTGGTCTGCACGATGCAAATAATACTCGTGTCACTGGAGAAATTCTTTACAAGGATTTAAATTTAACTACATTTAACGAACAATTATATAATAAAATCCGCGGCAATGATATTGGGATGATCTTCCAAGATCCTTTATCAGCGTTGAATCCTTTGATGCGGATCGAAGATCAGATCAAGGAAAGTTTAACATATCATACGGATATGAATGCTGAACAAAAACAAGCGCGAGTGATCGAATTATTGACACAAGTGGGCATTCCAAATCCTGAACGTGTTGGAAAGCAGTATCCACATGAATTATCTGGTGGTATGCGCCAACGTGTGATCATAGCAATTGCTATTGCATGTAAACCCGCAATTATTATTGCAGATGAACCAACGACGGCATTGGATGTAACGATCCAAGCGCAAATTTTAGATTTACTCAAGGATTTACAGGAAGAAACTGGCTCGGGGATCATTTTGATCACACATGATTTAGGTGTGGTAGCTGAAATGGCAGATAAGGTGGCTGTGATGTACGCAGGGCAATTCGTTGAAGTGGCAACTGCTGAAGAGTTGTTCAGCAATCCAAAACATCCATACACACGTTCTTTACTGCAATCAATTCCGCAAGAAAATTCAGATGATAGTCAATTACATGTGATCGAAGGTGTGGTTCCTTCGTTGAGCAAATTACCAAGAGAAGGCTGTCGTTTTGCGCCAAGAATTCCTTGGATTCCAGAGGATGCTCATGAAGCAGAACCAACGTTACATGAAGTGTCAGAGGGCCATTTTGTCCGCTGTACCTGTTATCAGCATTTCCATTTTAGAGACGATCAGGAGGAAGTATAA
- a CDS encoding acyl carrier protein: MTREEVVEKVAKIISNHFDIEAEKVTDQLNIKDDLNADSISVMEFVLELEDEFGTEISDEDAEQIETVGAAVDYIMNNL; this comes from the coding sequence TTGACTCGTGAAGAAGTAGTTGAAAAAGTAGCGAAGATTATCTCAAACCACTTTGATATTGAAGCTGAGAAAGTGACAGATCAATTAAACATTAAAGATGACTTGAATGCAGATTCAATTAGTGTAATGGAATTTGTTTTAGAGCTGGAAGATGAGTTTGGTACAGAAATTTCTGATGAAGACGCAGAGCAAATTGAAACAGTTGGTGCCGCTGTAGATTATATTATGAACAACTTATAA